The following proteins are encoded in a genomic region of Bacteroidota bacterium:
- the frr gene encoding ribosome recycling factor, whose amino-acid sequence MEEEVALILETTAEQMESSVEHMRKEFVKIRAGKASPTMLNGVLVDYYGSMTPLAQISNINTPDGRTLSIQPWEKNMIDPIERAIINSNLGFAPMNNGESIIISIPPLTEERRIELTKQAKAESENAKVSLRNHRKDANDEVKSLEKDGLSEDIAKDTEAEIQNLTNKYSKIIDTLEKEKEEEIMTV is encoded by the coding sequence ATGGAGGAAGAAGTAGCTTTAATACTCGAAACTACAGCAGAGCAAATGGAAAGCTCTGTAGAACATATGCGTAAAGAATTTGTTAAGATTCGTGCGGGAAAAGCTTCTCCAACAATGCTAAACGGAGTTTTGGTTGATTACTACGGATCGATGACTCCATTGGCTCAGATATCAAACATCAACACTCCTGATGGTAGAACTTTAAGTATTCAACCCTGGGAAAAAAACATGATCGACCCTATTGAAAGAGCTATTATAAACTCAAATTTAGGATTTGCTCCAATGAACAATGGAGAGTCTATCATAATCAGCATCCCCCCGCTTACGGAAGAACGTCGTATTGAGTTGACAAAACAGGCTAAAGCCGAGTCTGAAAACGCAAAAGTTTCTTTAAGAAACCACCGAAAGGACGCTAATGACGAAGTAAAAAGTCTGGAAAAAGACGGTTTATCGGAAGATATAGCAAAAGATACGGAAGCTGAAATTCAAAATCTCACGAATAAATACAGCAAGATAATCGATACTCTTGAAAAGGAAAAAGAAGAAGAAATCATGACTGTATAA
- the pyrH gene encoding UMP kinase, giving the protein MEYKRVLLKLSGEALMGERQYGIDPKRLAEYAEEVKEIIEMGIEVAIVIGGGNIFRGVAGASNGMDRVQGDHMGMLATVINGLALQSALENAGLATRLQTAIEMNKIAEPFIRRKAIRHLEKGRVVIFGGGTGNPYFTTDTGATLRAVEIKADAILKGTRVDGVYSADPEKDPDATKFDYISFEDVIQKDLKVMDLTAFALSKENNLPIIIFNMNIKGNLKRLLSGEKVGTFVGNK; this is encoded by the coding sequence ATGGAATACAAAAGAGTTCTCCTCAAACTTAGTGGTGAGGCATTAATGGGTGAGCGTCAATACGGAATTGACCCTAAGAGGTTAGCAGAGTACGCTGAGGAAGTTAAAGAAATTATTGAAATGGGCATTGAGGTGGCTATTGTAATAGGCGGGGGAAACATCTTTCGCGGAGTTGCAGGAGCTTCGAACGGTATGGACAGAGTTCAGGGCGATCATATGGGAATGCTGGCAACTGTTATTAACGGACTTGCACTGCAATCGGCACTAGAGAACGCCGGACTTGCTACCCGTTTACAAACTGCTATTGAAATGAACAAAATTGCAGAGCCTTTTATCAGACGTAAAGCAATTCGTCATCTGGAAAAAGGCAGAGTTGTTATTTTTGGAGGTGGAACAGGAAATCCTTACTTTACAACTGATACAGGTGCAACATTGAGAGCAGTTGAGATAAAGGCCGATGCAATATTGAAAGGCACCAGAGTTGACGGAGTATATTCGGCCGACCCTGAAAAAGATCCCGATGCAACTAAATTTGATTATATTAGCTTTGAAGATGTCATTCAAAAAGATTTGAAAGTTATGGATTTGACGGCATTTGCATTAAGTAAAGAAAATAATTTACCAATAATAATTTTCAACATGAATATTAAAGGTAATTTGAAAAGATTGCTTAGCGGTGAAAAAGTTGGTACTTTTGTAGGTAACAAATAA
- a CDS encoding T9SS type A sorting domain-containing protein yields the protein MKKMFFSAVLLCAAIFNYGQTSDLLITGIFDGPLDGGTPKGVELYVINDIPDLSVYGIGSATNGEGSDGEEFTFPPDAVVAGDFVYIVYEQPMFNAFFGFDPGYTSGSMRVNGDDAVELFKNGVVVDVFGDINTDGNGEVWEYTDGWAYRKNDVASNDGIFTPDDWNYSGINALDNETVNSGAEIPFPAMTYSFNSGIVSPKLTITGPSDNEIYYMYPGEDPEVVIDFLVEGFSLVSDGKLFIKDFDGVSAAYEVNPQSSPVMLSEYLIFGSGEHSVTIELRDNDGNPLDPVVESILNFSVKEVVDVNDVASLRDKTTDDGIVYRLIGETLTVYQRIENGKQLWIRDNGAAILFFMPDNSDGLNEVGNSYKNIVGTLELNNGLLEFVLNEDHSPELVSEGIEVTVHDASFEEILSGVFESDLVKVSNVIINDVAGGDGTFIADQNYILNYAPVSKKGTNDELILRTIFHEAVYIGSDMPDSPVDIISIVGNNNGEVFIVPLIENEILENVLYEMNVTDASASVYPLPVNDKLNFESGINEVGKFEVYSISGQLLMSEKGNLLHKVLDFSALVDGVYVLKVSTIDKIYSYKLMK from the coding sequence ATGAAAAAAATGTTCTTTTCAGCAGTACTTCTATGTGCTGCTATTTTTAACTATGGACAAACGTCCGATTTACTTATAACAGGAATTTTTGACGGGCCATTAGATGGCGGAACACCAAAAGGAGTGGAATTGTATGTGATTAATGATATTCCCGATTTGAGTGTTTACGGAATCGGATCTGCGACCAACGGTGAAGGTAGTGATGGTGAAGAGTTTACTTTTCCTCCGGATGCTGTAGTTGCAGGTGATTTTGTATATATTGTATACGAACAGCCAATGTTTAATGCTTTTTTTGGATTTGATCCCGGTTACACCAGCGGATCTATGAGAGTTAATGGAGACGATGCAGTTGAGCTGTTTAAAAATGGGGTTGTTGTAGATGTATTTGGCGATATTAATACCGATGGAAACGGCGAAGTATGGGAATATACTGACGGATGGGCTTACAGGAAAAATGATGTTGCTTCAAATGATGGAATATTTACCCCTGATGACTGGAATTATAGCGGAATTAATGCTCTGGATAATGAAACAGTAAACTCAGGTGCAGAAATTCCATTTCCCGCTATGACTTATAGTTTTAATTCTGGTATTGTATCACCGAAATTGACAATAACCGGACCTTCTGATAATGAAATTTATTACATGTACCCGGGCGAAGATCCGGAAGTTGTAATAGATTTCCTTGTGGAGGGATTCAGCCTTGTTTCTGACGGAAAACTGTTTATTAAGGATTTCGACGGAGTATCTGCTGCTTATGAAGTAAATCCCCAGAGTTCACCGGTAATGTTGAGTGAATATCTGATTTTCGGCTCAGGAGAGCATTCTGTTACAATTGAATTGCGCGACAATGACGGCAATCCGCTTGATCCGGTTGTAGAATCAATATTGAATTTTTCGGTAAAGGAAGTAGTGGATGTTAACGATGTTGCATCATTAAGAGATAAAACTACAGATGATGGTATTGTTTACCGGCTGATTGGAGAGACATTGACAGTATATCAGAGAATAGAAAACGGAAAGCAGCTTTGGATTAGGGATAATGGAGCAGCGATTTTGTTTTTTATGCCTGATAATAGTGATGGATTAAATGAGGTTGGAAATTCTTATAAGAATATTGTCGGAACACTGGAATTAAATAACGGATTGTTGGAATTTGTACTGAATGAAGATCATAGTCCTGAATTAGTTTCCGAAGGTATTGAAGTAACTGTGCACGATGCATCATTCGAAGAAATACTTAGTGGAGTCTTTGAATCTGATCTGGTAAAAGTATCTAATGTGATTATTAATGATGTTGCAGGGGGAGACGGAACTTTTATAGCCGACCAAAACTATATACTTAATTACGCCCCGGTTTCGAAAAAGGGCACTAATGATGAACTGATATTAAGGACAATTTTTCATGAAGCGGTTTATATAGGGAGTGATATGCCTGATTCTCCTGTAGATATAATTTCGATTGTGGGGAATAATAATGGAGAAGTTTTTATTGTACCATTAATTGAGAACGAGATATTGGAAAATGTGCTTTACGAAATGAATGTAACGGATGCTTCTGCTTCTGTGTATCCGCTACCCGTAAATGATAAGTTGAATTTTGAAAGTGGGATAAATGAAGTAGGGAAATTCGAGGTTTATAGCATTAGCGGACAGCTGTTGATGAGCGAGAAGGGTAATTTATTGCATAAGGTTTTGGATTTTTCTGCACTTGTTGACGGGGTTTATGTCCTAAAAGTTTCAACAATTGATAAAATTTATAGTTATAAGCTGATGAAATAA
- a CDS encoding T9SS type A sorting domain-containing protein, with protein sequence MKNVYLLLMMLFVASAGFAQPSDSGDSSGPSSGEMFDTPINGFSNLSIINELGVDLTFSIMYEYDKVVTPEFTSVSLKYTVNKSFTDEEWIAIINEGSTVDNGLMDIKIGEESDNNMYTFAIPSADLNPGDVVRYYFMSKIQDSGVTPPVKEKEFYSPGQDADFNRDIYSQWASEVVVSDALSEGVFENASVSLYPNPVINKLNFKSSLYKNAGFEVFGVDGKLLISEKGNLAGKSIDVSGLNRGNYILKVSAGSDSKSYKFTK encoded by the coding sequence ATGAAAAATGTGTACCTATTACTCATGATGCTATTCGTAGCTTCTGCTGGATTTGCACAGCCTTCTGACTCTGGCGATTCTAGTGGTCCAAGTAGCGGAGAAATGTTCGATACTCCTATTAATGGATTTTCAAATCTATCAATCATAAATGAGCTTGGAGTAGATTTGACTTTCAGTATTATGTATGAATACGATAAGGTTGTAACACCTGAATTTACATCTGTTTCGCTTAAATACACGGTTAATAAATCTTTTACCGATGAAGAATGGATAGCTATAATTAACGAAGGATCAACCGTAGATAATGGTCTGATGGATATTAAAATAGGTGAGGAATCAGATAACAACATGTATACCTTTGCAATACCTTCTGCAGATTTGAACCCCGGTGATGTTGTCAGATACTATTTCATGTCAAAAATCCAGGATTCAGGTGTGACACCTCCGGTTAAGGAAAAAGAATTCTATTCACCTGGTCAGGATGCAGACTTCAACAGGGATATTTATTCACAGTGGGCCTCGGAAGTGGTAGTTTCCGATGCATTATCCGAAGGTGTATTCGAAAATGCGTCAGTGTCGCTTTACCCTAATCCTGTAATAAATAAGTTAAATTTCAAAAGTTCATTATACAAAAATGCCGGATTTGAAGTATTTGGTGTGGACGGGAAATTGTTGATCAGCGAAAAAGGGAATTTAGCAGGAAAGTCTATTGATGTTTCCGGACTAAATAGAGGTAACTATATTTTAAAAGTATCTGCCGGTAGTGATTCTAAAAGCTATAAGTTTACAAAATAG
- a CDS encoding heme-binding domain-containing protein, with amino-acid sequence MKKIMYSLGAIVAIGFITVSFTADEVSTVDTKLDSANTIITDDAKEIIDNKCYACHNSESKNKKGKKKLAFDTLDELSVYKQISKYEGIHEVLVEGEMPPEKFLEKYPDKVLTAEEKETMLNWAKSQGDRLAE; translated from the coding sequence ATGAAAAAGATAATGTATTCTTTAGGTGCTATTGTTGCGATAGGATTTATTACAGTGAGTTTTACTGCTGATGAAGTATCTACAGTTGATACGAAATTAGATTCTGCAAATACAATAATTACCGATGATGCTAAGGAAATTATTGATAACAAGTGTTATGCTTGTCATAATTCTGAATCAAAGAATAAAAAGGGAAAGAAGAAACTTGCTTTCGATACACTTGATGAATTGAGTGTATATAAGCAAATAAGTAAATACGAAGGTATTCATGAAGTTCTTGTGGAAGGTGAAATGCCTCCGGAAAAATTTCTGGAGAAATATCCTGATAAAGTTTTAACTGCTGAAGAAAAAGAAACTATGTTAAACTGGGCAAAAAGTCAGGGTGACCGCTTAGCCGAATAA
- a CDS encoding heme-binding domain-containing protein — MFKKVIFIIVILFVSIQFIPNELPEVIIENENDFLANNSLPDKIEQQIRTSCYDCHSNETVYPWYSYVAPVSFLVKRDVEVGRKELNFSNWESLSKSKKAKKISDIIESVEEGEMPFPVYLITHSDAKLDKESKEALLLWADTYAEKLFE; from the coding sequence ATGTTTAAAAAAGTTATTTTTATAATTGTAATTCTATTTGTCTCCATTCAGTTTATTCCAAATGAACTTCCGGAAGTAATAATTGAAAATGAGAATGATTTTCTCGCTAATAATTCTCTCCCTGATAAAATAGAACAACAAATCCGCACTTCCTGTTATGACTGTCATTCAAATGAAACTGTCTACCCTTGGTATTCTTATGTAGCACCTGTTTCTTTTTTGGTAAAAAGAGATGTTGAAGTAGGCAGGAAAGAGTTGAACTTTTCCAACTGGGAGAGTCTTTCAAAATCGAAAAAGGCAAAAAAAATCAGTGATATTATCGAGTCGGTAGAGGAAGGCGAAATGCCATTCCCGGTTTATCTGATTACCCATAGTGACGCTAAGTTAGATAAGGAATCAAAAGAAGCTTTATTATTATGGGCTGACACTTATGCTGAAAAATTGTTTGAGTGA